The segment ATAATAGGTTAGTGTTGGATAATCTAACCATTGAGTCTCTGACAACAATAGCATCTCTAATGTGTAGCTAGGTGATCTACCTTTTCCAGATTTGAGCATTTGAACTCTGATTAGCATTACCATCTAGAAATAGATAATCAGTAACAAATTCTTTTTTAAGACGTATGTGTCAATAAATTACTGACTAAAGCCAATAATATTTAGTCAATGTGATCAATGGCTGCATTGCAATGTTTCATACTACCTTCTTATCCGCACAGCAGAAATTATGATTCCTTATCTATGTGCATTGTTTCCCAACATTCTCTTCTATCACTGATAGTTCACTGATTGAAAAAATTGGCACTTCTGTAGGAAAAACAAGATATTGTTTTTCTTCCATCGAGTTCAGTAGGACATAGCCTCCTTGTAATGAGTTTTTTTTAACGCAACCTCCTTGTAATGAGTGGAACAGGTACTGCCTGAGCTTTTATTTTTCTGTACATTCCCATTGAGTTCAGTATGTAGGACATTGTTTTTGTACCTTAATAAGTAACTTTTGGAAATTTTGATAGAAAAAAGCTAACTCAGTGTATGATATTAATTGATAGACCGGTTCATCTTGACTGATGGGGAATGAGATGATAAAAGTTGAGTGCTAGGCAATTAAGTTTAAATTTGTCTGCAAAGGCCAGGCCATAAAGTATGCAGGTCGTTTATCTCATATGGTTTATTGACATGCAGAGGAGTATAGAATATTCCATGTATGTTGTTGGCACATTTTGCTTGTTGCTTCTGCGTCATTTGCCATGCTATGACTGCTCAGGTCATGAGTTGGAGAATGTGTATATTTCAGCAGCAACCTTTCTTTCATTCATTTGTAATAGAAATAAAGGGACTAAATATATTCTAATGCTACCACCATGTACTTTTTCCCTCTGGATGGTTTACAATTGATGAACTATACACTAAAATAGAGAGGGACAGATTGcccttgttgttctgcatgggTTTCAGGAGATCCTGAATACATTTGAGCATTCCCTAACAATGTATGTGTAACTAAGGATCAAAATAACTAtggttttatttatttacattGTTAGGGAATGCTTTGATCGGTTGTTTAGTTACAGAGAATGCTTTGATCTTTTGTTGTAGAAAAATCTAAGGTTTGGTTGGAATTAAAGCATAGTAAGGATACACTATTTCCATTCTCTTCTTTCATCGCTTCCTATTTTCAACTCTTTGTCAAATACTTTTGATGGAGTATTAGGGTTGGTGGATAGATGAGTGCCATTTAGGTTTTAATATTTCTCTAGATGACACGATCTTCCTCCTTACATTCAGCTTGTTGATTTGGCGCTTCTTCATGTTTGTATTTTTCTTTATCTCATAGTTATGTAGAGCATGGAATTGTACTATATACTTCTCCAAGCAGTCATGTTGTGATAATCTGAATCTATGCATACTCTATGAGTCTTGATATTTCAAGTTTGCAGAAAATATATTGAAGCTAGAGATCAGCACAGACTGATCATGATACTGTGATGAAAATACATGCATAAGCAAATCAAAAGGTTTCTATCAGATAAtgttcaaaatatatatttttttttggtctGATGCAATAGCTCTCTTTTTGTACTGTTCTCTGAGAAGCTTTCAGTGATGATTGGCCTCCATTGTAAACCCATGGTGGTAAGAGTCAAGCAGAACTAAGATTGGATCCTTTCTAGATTAAAATTGGGGAAAAGTTGTACTAAGACGACCACTATACACATATGTTTAGGAGAAAGTGAGAAACTGATACATACTAATTTAGCATTGAGCATTGTAGCGTGTGATTTTACTCGGGAGTCAGATAGGTCGATCAATAGTCCAGTGtggtattttttattttatttcatcaACTGGAATATGGATTTAGCTCTAATTTAAAATTATCATTCTTTTACTAAATTCAGTTCTAAAACAATATATTTAAGTGAAGATTATATGCCAGTTTAATATGCGGTGGTGGAGGTCTGAACAGGAGCGAGAACGGGGCGGTGAATCTAGAGCCCGAGAATTGAGCAAGGAGACGCACTGTCATTGTCGTCACTGCCTTGCACCAGGGACGAAGctagaaaatattttaggaggGGCTGAACAAAATTACTACATGGACTTAACTTTACTATAATCTTTCacaatgaaaaaaaatatattaatttGAAGTAGTCTTATATtaattcacaaaatatatctaaaaataaaGGTCTCAGCTCACCCTACGTTATAAATTTGTGTCTAAATTTAGAAGAAAATCATTAGAAGCTCCATTGAATCAGCAGCGGTAGGGGGGGCTAGAGCCCCCTAGCCCTACCGCTAGCTTCGTCCCTGCCTTGCACCCTCGTCCACCAGTGGCGGCCGGGATCTGGCAGCGATCTCCTCTGACCTGAGGGAAGGGCAACGGTGGGACCTTTAGTagcggcagcggcggcctcaTGTTATCCTTGTTCTCTGATAATTATTCTCTAAtacattgtctatccatccagtTAACAATAATTACATAATTGGATTTGCACCTCTAATTGTTTGCATATATCAAGTGTATTGTGGACACAATTTGTTTGGTTAGTTGCCAAAGTGGAGATACATATTCATTGTGGTACAAAATTCATGGGTATTGGCACTGCCCCTGGGTACAGAGATAGTGTGCACCTTGGTTATTTAGTTTTGATAATCTCATTTATGAGATTGCTTTCTAACCTATAACCTATATATCAAGACCAAAACTAGACTGATATAATGTCGAGTTATTTAGTATTTAACCCTTGAGTAACCAGTTGTTTGCGAGAACTAAAAGTCTTTTTTTCAGTAAGTCTTTCCTACAGCTTCGGTTATTTTTCACGATGGTTGGTTAGCCTGTTTTTCCTACAGCTTCGATTTTTATTCTGTTGATGCCTTCACGGTAAATGAAATATAGAATATAAATTGCTTCTATTTACCAAGCGTCATTGTTAGATGTATTCATCCATGAGAATGTAATCCTAAATGACAGTTTTTTCTATCAATTGAGTGTCTAAATAGAAACATATACGAAGGCATGGTTAATCTGATTCGTTTGACAATGTTgtcgaggaaaaaaaaaagcttcTATTAGACATCTCGTGGTGGTTCAAATGCTGCTGCTTATCCAATTTTAGCATCCTTTGCGGAAAGTGTTATACACTGCAAATTGAAATAAATTTCTAGCAGTTCATCCAACAATGAGTCCATAGAAATTTGTTAATACTGTGGAACCATTTCAGTATGGTAACATCTTAACAGAGCAATATGTCTGCCACCGATTACAATTTCAATGGTGACATGAAGTTACAGCTTCACCAAGAATAGAGAGAAGTAACATCCGTAGCTTCATTTTAGTTTGTTGTAGCTATGGACAAGGTTGTCGCTTGACCCTTACCAAGTTGGCGAGCCTACGACGACGTGCTCTCCTTAACTGTGTTAATTTTgtaactttttttttattaaatgtCACTTTTAACGTAGTATTGTCATCTTATCGTGCGATCCGGATGTTTAGTACAAAAGCTTAGTCGTCCCGTAGAAACGCACGGGCACACTACCTAGTTTAACAATAATATTCCTttaaaccccccccccccaccaccaccaccaccacacacacacacacaccaccacCAAAAAAAAGACATGGAATGCTGCGTTTGTGCAAAATAGGTGATCAAACCACCACCTCATCTTTGTTAACCTCAGTTAAACTGAAATTTGCTGAAAACCTATGGGTGTATAATCTGGTATTTTGTGTCCGTGCATTCTATACAGCTTCTGATGATGATGACTAAGGAAAAGTATGAAATCAAAGATATGACCCAAATGTGGTGCATTCCCTTGGCCAATGTTTGAGAAGCCCACCATTAGTTACCAAATactcctccattccaaattgtaagtcattccaagaattttggagaatcaaatttttttaagtttgaccaaatttatactataaaataataattattatggtattaactaagtatcattagattctttcttaattatattttcatagtatactcagtttacgttataaatcttagtgtttttctctataattttggtcaaacgtgaaaatgctttgactcttcaagatttttggaatgacttacaatttgtgatggagggagtataagtTATCAGCTTCCGAGAGACAGTTCTTGTTCTTGTTGACAAGATTATTTTGGAGCCCTTCTCCGCTCTCATCATAAGCAGTTAAGCACACCAAAGGCTGAACCTCTGCAGGCTATGAATATTATGAATATTGACTTCACTCTGAATTTTTTGCATGGATAAAAGGCTCTGACTGACTATCAAGCACAGACGTTTAGGATTTTGTAACGAGTGCAGGCTCAGCTAATGCCATTCAACGGGTTCCTTCTTTTCAACCTTCCCCTTTGGTCGACCAATCCGTCTGACACTTTTACCACTCAGAAGCTTGAGCGCAGGCTCAAGTGTCATCTTCTTTGGGTCCATATTCTGTCATCGTGACATTTTCAAAATATTATCAGCCTTGCAGGGAAACAGTCCAAATATACGTAATGTGCTAATAAATGCACATGCGCTGATTGGGAATCATCAAAATACAAAATGTAAGAATATTTTATAGTCGATATGTTAGTTCGGTTTCTGAAATGAAGAAGGTACCAGACCTTTGGCACTTGAGCAAGAGATCTCCTATGCTTGATGTTGTATCCAACTTTAGAATGTGTTATAAGTACAGGATGATCATCTTCAGGATGTTTTCCCTGTACGAAAATACAATATTATGGGATCCAACTCAACAAAGAACAACAAAAGGTATAATACAGAGAAATGCATACCAGAATTTTGGGATATTGCAAAAGCTCAATTGCATCTTCTAGAGTAATAGAGTCTATCTTTGACCTGAAACAAGAGTTCAATAATAGTTGTATTGATTCCCTGCAAAGGATGGATGACTTTTAATCACTCTCTGCCTAAGCGGCTATTTAAACAGTAAACGAAGGCCACCCATGTAGTTAAGGCCCTAAATGGTGAATTAGATGGTAGGACAGTTTTAAAACAATGATAGGACAGTTTTAAAACGGTGAATTAGATGCTAGGACAGTTTTTAAACCACTAAAAAAGTCGTCTAAACGGCCTAAACAAAATCGAGTAAAACAATGATTAAAATAGCTAAACAGGCATCTAATTCACCATTTAGTCAATTGGAGGATTACAGCTACCACATTTGGCACCCAACTTCACAAGTATACGAGGTGGAGTGGGATTTACTTTAAGAAAAAGGTTTAGAAAAGAAAATTGGAATAATTACCTCGGAAAGGGAAGCCCTTTTCGGAAACAGTCCCTTTTTGTCCTCTCCATTCTGAACATAGTAGCCATATGGGCCTTGTTTCAAAAACACCTGCAGAATGAGCAATAAAGTTGTTATACACATTAATGATTTACAAATAGACCTACCATTAGGGAACGTTTGGGTATACCCAGTGTTGCCCCCACCAAATCCGAAGTTAATCTACCCAGTTCCCCATTCAGAAATTACCCATACCCATTATGTATTGATTAAAGTTGATGGTGATTGGATAAGGAACAAAGCTGACGATTTCCTTCTCATTCTGATTGAACTCGAACAAAGTGGCAAATAATGGGGACAACCCAGCAGGAAAGGGCTAGCACACCATCATGGGAGTGTCAAACATGTGaccaatgttttaaatagcgggctaagACGTTTAGCGGTTCATGTCTAAAACAGCTAATAGCGGAGCTAAATCGGGCTATAGCGGAATATAGCGGCTAAATTGtacatgaacacaaatagcGGCACTCTGCCTCAAAAGGCTATAGCGGGCTATAGCGGCAGCTATAGCGGGATATTTAAAACTATGCATGTGACTGAGAATGGACAAATGGATGGTGTCCCAGCATCACAAACCCACAGTGGTCTCTCCTCTCAAATCCTCCCCATACCCTATTGATCAATGGTGGGTGGGTATACCCATACTCAAATGGGTAAAGCAACTTTCACCCATCCCCGTTCATGGGTATGAATTGGGACAGGTTAGGAATACCCAAAGACAGGCCTAtttgcaaattaaaaaaaaatctgaatCTCATAAACTGAAAAACACCTTTTGATCAGAATCAGGCATGACGCCAAGTAACCTGGGTGTAAAAGATTTTGGACTTTCTTCGGTGGGTTCAGTTTCATCTTCTTGCTGTGAAAATGAGCGAGCAATGTACCTACAGTAATTAGATCAGTGATTAGGTATGATGataatcatcaacaatcaaGAAATAAACTTGGAACTCATTAATACATAACAGGTCACAATGAAGAAATAGCAGAGTTCAAACTTCAAGGCATTCAAATTATACTGAGGGATAATAGGGTCATACTTGCATTTTGGATGTCGATCACAGCCTATAAAATAGCCTTCACCATACCTACTAACATTGAATCTCAAGGTTCCTTCAGAACAACTGCATGTATTCCGAACACAAAAGGATGTCAAGAACTACGTACGTGAATGCATCACAGTATGATGACATTGTAGGTTAACCTCAATGAATATTGCAAATATCTTGATTTTGACATTCAATATGTACATTCCAAAAGATACCTTAAAAGTACATTTGTCATGCATTACCTAGGGCAAATTCTACTATCCTTGTCAACATCAGGAAAGAGGATAGGACCAAATTTTTCTTCAAGCATTCTCTCTACCTGCACAATGTCAAATTCAATTTCTATCTCTAGCCGTGGCAGAGCAATATGATACACAAGGTACATCTACATCAACAGTATCATTGTTGTGTATGATGGATCGAACTCAGCAATTGCATGCTCCAATGAAGCCTTCAAACAAAGGAACAATGCTCTGCTAGACCAGTGTGATTGTGAAACTATCTGGAGTCAGACAGTTGTGCACGTCCCTTATTTGCCCTCCCAAAAGTGCTTAAATGCTCTCCCAAAAATATTCTGAGCACTGTTTCAAAAATGTAGGAGGGTCCAACCAATACTATGTTGTGTTGGAAATACAAGCAGTAGTTTCCTTTTAATCCACTGACAGCAATATTGTATAAAACCAAGAAGCATCAGCAGAGACaggaaataaaatatgatagcTCGCCATTTCACATGTGTTTTTCCTTCAAAGGAAATGCAAACTTGACCAGGTAACAAAGGGCTATAGAAAAGATTTTACCAAAGCAAAAACCATAAACCATTACTTCGTACTTGAGAAATAGACCCGAAATATTTGCTTCAGTTTCTGTGTCATTAAAAAAGGTTGTTGACCACAACAAAGTTTTTTAGTCCCAGCAAAGCTTGACGATCACACATGGAGGAGAACAAcgacaaatcatcaagaaccAGCATACTCAGAAATTAAATACATCATACCTTTCTGCCATCCAGTTTACTTGCATCTGCACAATATTTGCTGAACCGTTCCCAGTAGTCTTTCAGAAGACCCTTCCATTCAGTTGACCCAGCAGAGACATTATCTAGCTattaatgaaaaagaaaaagaacctCAATacagttttagcaaccaactaaTTCTTGTGCTAGCATATTACTGAAAAGATGTTCTTGTAAAAGGATCACTACCATTTCTTCCAAACGTAGGTTGTTCTAGAGTGGTGCCCAAAGATCAAGCAAGTAGGTTAaatgaacttgttctctcaTTTATATAGTATGATGGGAAAGTGGGAGTGATGGTTCAATAACTTATGAGTCTCATTATTCAGCAAGGGCAAAAAAGAAAGAGAGTATAAAAAAATGCCTACAAGTTATCAAATTACTTGCATATACACCTACACTTGGATAATAGACCAAAGCATTGAGTCCATGACAACTATATCTTGAATTAGCTCCACAAATACAAACAGCATTGTTCCTAATGTCTTAAATCCAAGAATAACCATGACCAAAATTAGAATTGTACCAATGTCCATTAAGATGTGCTGATTTCCTAACTTCTCAAATTGGTTTAACACACAGCAGTGACCACTAACAAGCCAGCTTAAGCAGGTTTCTAAAACTATGGCATAAACTGAAACAAAGCACAAGAAACCATAAACTGAGAAATTtttactacctctgtctccatgtTAGCTGTAAAGCTGTAATCAGCAACTTCAGAGAAATGGTGCAAAAGGAATGCCGAGACCTAAAAAAGGGATGGTGTGAACACCAAAGTTAGACGCATTGAAACTTAATTTATAGCAAGCAACCTCAGCTACATAAACCGAAACAGTGCTGCAAGCCTGGGACGATAATTCCTATAAGCATTGAGatggaaaagggaaaaggaGTACCCAGTGCTGAAGGATCCCACAAATTGTAGAGGTCTGGGGAAGGGAATTTCTAAGCAAGGGTAAGGATGTCTAGAAGTTTCATTCCCCAGACCCTAAAATATGTGAGGGAACTCAACAAATGTAAACATCACAAAATGTACATGGCAAAATGTAAGCAGGGATAAGCAAAAccataaaatataagcattgatCATTACAGATGAGTATTGCATTAATAATAAGAAAAACATGAAATTGTCAAACAAAGATACATTACAAATTGATGCATTACTGCAATGCAAATAAATGCATAGGTAGAAGAGGTAATCTAATACAAAACAATAAATTTAGCTAGAAGTATTATATATACTCAATTAAATGTACTAAAATTATAGATGATAAAGAGCTAAGGATATTTTAATCATATAGGATCTCTCCAAACAGGGAACATGCAACCAGGGATATAAGAACAAACCATTCGACCACGGAACTCAGGGTGTAGAACTCGACTTTTTGCTGTCACGTACTTCCGATCCTGAACAATACAAGTATAATGAACGCTGTTATCTACATGGAACAGGTCAATGCTAACTACAACAGATGAAAATAAGATTTAATACTAGTAATGGTAAAACCCTGCAACTGTTTTCCTCGAATAAGCATGAGATCTGTGTATGATAGCATTATGAGATGAGAAAGGCCAAAATAGCCAAGTGCAACAATTATGCCCAACAACAACCTTACATACACGAGGCAAGCCTTACATGACTAACACAATTTTAAGATAAGATATGGCTCTTGAATGGTTACATTGATTAGAGGAGGTGCAGGGT is part of the Sorghum bicolor cultivar BTx623 chromosome 10, Sorghum_bicolor_NCBIv3, whole genome shotgun sequence genome and harbors:
- the LOC8076393 gene encoding uncharacterized protein LOC8076393, which encodes MVKDLVFPVNVHLGQHFTKPPSRYSEGALIKKLEELGIGRPSTYASIMEVLQDRKYVTAKSRVLHPEFRGRMVSAFLLHHFSEVADYSFTANMETELDNVSAGSTEWKGLLKDYWERFSKYCADASKLDGRKVERMLEEKFGPILFPDVDKDSRICPSCSEGTLRFNVSRYGEGYFIGCDRHPKCKYIARSFSQQEDETEPTEESPKSFTPRLLGVMPDSDQKVFLKQGPYGYYVQNGEDKKGLFPKRASLSEGINTTIIELLFQVKDRLYYSRRCN